One genomic window of Cannabis sativa cultivar Pink pepper isolate KNU-18-1 chromosome 2, ASM2916894v1, whole genome shotgun sequence includes the following:
- the LOC115719400 gene encoding protein SUPPRESSOR OF GENE SILENCING 3: MNWCPIKSFKTEPSFSFHFISSSLVDSLTRSLTRSLTRSSSSSTLSSSSQKGIIKMSSRRASSYSSSSKGKAVANNFEQLSQSVEGLSLESSQDSGKWEEVTTKKSKNRAGNGYNAAKPWPTQNSSPNAWAKKPVVGGNPRPLSSASPPQPYQKAPQPQSIIPPPLQNGWNWQSRPASQQHLDKPQVSNPSFDEEDDDDEVQEHDDESDELEDYSDDDEDFDSDSSEKSHDALKKTKWFVKFFKIIDDLKVSEINDLERQWHCPACQGGPGSIDWFKGLQPLMAHAKTKGGDRLKLHRQFAKILEVELRNKGTSVVPPGETFGKWKGLQEEEKDHEIVWPPMVIVMNTKLEQDENEKWIGMGNQELLEHFDTYHPAKARHAYGPQGHRGMSVLIFEASARGYLEAERLHKHYVAKGSDRDAWNRRNRILFLPGGNRRLYAFLAVKEDLDLFNQHSQGKSRLKHEMRSYHETVVTEIRQMSEDNQQLGYYKDKYSREHLHNKSLKASMVKVSNRLRQTLEQNRIVRERSKMQHDENTEEMKEQEEFFKEQLKIIQESREEKEENFERIQQEEREKVSKSKAKTSKNAGAEEISKFVELQDKEMELYVEEREKLEKAHEEKIKEMKKRHFEEEVQLEKELNEKLALLMEKYSPLHPKE, encoded by the exons AAAGGGATTATCAAGATGAGTTCAAGAAGGGCATCTTCATATTCTTCATCAAGCAAAGGTAAAGCTGTAGCAAATAATTTTGAGCAGCTGAGCCAATCTGTGGAAGGTCTTTCTCTGGAGTCATCCCAAGACAGCGGCAAGTGGGAGGAAGTGACTACTAAAAAATCGAAGAACAGAGCTGGAAATGGATACAATGCTGCTAAACCATGGCCTACTCAAAATTCCAGCCCCAATGCATGGGCTAAGAAGCCTGTTGTTGGAGGAAACCCGAGGCCATTATCATCCGCTTCCCCTCCGCAGCCTTACCAAAAGGCCCCTCAGCCTCAATCCATCATTCCCCCGCCATTACAGAATGGATGGAACTGGCAATCAAGACCAGCGTCACAACAACATCTGGATAAACCCCAAGTATCTAATCCTTCTTTCGATGAggaggatgatgatgatgaagtccAGGAACATGATGACGAGTCTGATGAATTGGAGGATTAcagtgatgatgatgaagatttTGACTCCGATTCGAGCGAGAAGAGCCATGATGCTCTTAAAAAAACGAAAtggtttgttaaatttttcaagATCATTGATGATCTGAAAGTTAGTGAGATAAATGATCTTGAAAGGCAATGGCACTGCCCAGCGTGCCAAGGTGGTCCTGGCTCCATTGATTGGTTCAAAGGCTTGCAGCCCCTAATGGCTCATGCCAAAACTAAAGGGGGTGACAGGCTGAAACTCCATAGGCAGTTCGCTAAAATTTTGGAGGTGGAGTTGCGGAATAAAGGAACTTCAGTTGTACCTCCTGGTGAAACTTTTGGCAAATGGAAGGGATTACAAGAGGAGGAAAAGGATCATGAGATAGTCTGGCCTCCCATGGTTATTGTCATGAACACCAAGCTAGAGCAAGATGAAAATGAGAAG tggaTTGGGATGGGTAACCAAGAGTTGCTAGAACATTTTGACACCTACCATCCTGCTAAGGCTCGACATGCATATGGTCCACAAGGCCATCGGGGGATGAGTGTTCTGATTTTTGAGGCATCAGCTAGGGGCTACTTGGAGGCTGAACGCCTCCATAAGCATTATGTAGCAAAAGGATCAGACAGGGATGCTTGGAATCGGCGTAATCGAATCTTGTTTTTACCTGGTGGGAATCGCCGTCTTTATGCTTTTCTGGCTGTTAAAGAAGACTTGGATCTTTTTAACCAGCATTCACAAG GGAAGTCAAGGCTGAAGCATGAGATGCGATCATATCATGAAACGGTCGTGACTGAGATTAGACAGATGAGTGAGGACAATCAACAGCTTGGCTACTACAAGGACAAATACTCCAGAGAACATTTGCATAATAAAAGTCTCAAAGCATCTATGGTTAAGGTTTCTAATAGGCTGCGCCAAACTTTGGAACAAAATCGAATTGTGAGGGAGAGGAGCAAGATGCAGCATGACGAGAACACAGAAGAG atgAAGGAGCAAGAGGAGTTCTTTAAGGAACAACTGAAGATCATCCAAGAATCAAGAGAGGAAAAGGAGGAAAATTTTGAGCGGATACAACAGGAAGAACGTGAAAAGGTTTCCAAATCAAAGGCTAAGACTTCAAAGAATGCAGG AGCTGAAGAAATCTCCAAATTTGTGGAGCTACAAGATAAGGAGATGGAACTTTATGTGGAGGAGAGGGAGAAACTCGAAAAAGCTCACGAAGAGAAGATTAAAGAAATGAAAAAGAGACATTTTGAGGAGGAAGTACAACTTGAGAAGGAGCTGAATGAGAAGTTGGCACTTCTCATGGAAAAGTACTCTCCTCTCCATCCCAAAGAGTAA